The nucleotide sequence gtccattctagtattctTAATTCTATGGTAGTTTGTGCCAATGCCGCTTTGGCATTACGGCTACGTTTCATACTAAGCCGTAGACGACTTTACCGCAATCATGAATTGGTCAGTTGGCGGAATTAAAAGTACAGGCTTTCCTTTGTTTACTGGCAATACCTTTTCAGATCTAAAGAAAAGTGTCAAAATTTGGGTGCTAAATGTCTTGGTATGTAAGGTGTATTCGATATGTTCTAATCTTTTTTTAGGTGGAGCAGAACCCATTTGTGGGGTTTATGGCCATTGCTGTGGCTGTGTTGTGCTCCGGGTTTGCAGGTAATCTTGCTTTGTCTTCTATACCTTTTTTAATATTCTATGATGATAATGGCAGGTAATCTAATGGTGTCCCTTTTTTGTGTTTGAGCAGGTGTGTACTTTGAGAAGGTCCTAAAGAGCTCAGACACATCCCTATGGGTGAGGAATATCCAGATGTACCTGTCTGGCATTGTGGTCACCCTCGCTGGAGTTTACATGACTGAGGGCGCTCAGGTCATGGAGAAAGGCTTCTTCTACGGTTACACGCCTTGGGTGTGCTTTGTAGTCTGTGAGTCAAAATTCAATATTGACACATGAACATATTCCTGATTTTCTACaatgcaaaaaaatgtttttttttatttttataaaaaagTGTCCTAACCTAAATTTGTGAGGTACATTGCATTTACATTTGGTATTTTCTTCTTCCAGTTTTGGCCAGTGTGGGTGGTTTGTACACATCAGTGGTGGTGAAGTACACAGACAATATCATGAAAGGCTTCTCTGCTGCAGCCGCCATCGTTCTCTCTACTGTGGCATCCGTCACTCTGTTTGGGCTACAGATAAGTGAGTCAAATCATTCACATCTTTGGGCATGGACTATCATAAGTTACTGTTTAGCCACTAGGCTTTTGTGTGGTCTGACACTCAAGTACTAATATAGTATTTTATTTTTCAGCCTTTGTGGCAAAGGTCGTGGGGGGTACATTGCTACTAGCGCAATGATATGCTACCTGTTCCCATAAACTTCCAGTCATTAAGTCAACTACTATCCATTTGTGTGTCGTGGCAGAAATGTATCTTTATTTCTAAATTAATGAATATAGGGGAAACGCTGATTAGAAgtgaaaaaaatctgaaaatattTTTGAGTGAATTCATCAATAGTCCATGGCAGGTTTTCAGTAACCATTTTCCCTTTTCATGCAGCTGCTACCTTTGCTTGTGGAGCAATGCTGGTGTGTGTCTCCATATACCTTTATGGACTTCCGAAACAAGACACCACCAAGCTTCCAAGAGCAGACACAGACAAGGAGGCCAGGCAGAAACTGATCACTGTTTGAAGCCTGGGTCTGGAATAGCAAAGGTTTATGGTCTTTCCTGACCTCTGTGTTGGAGCTGCCCATGGAGCTGCCCTCTTTCACACTGCGGTCTACTGTTGTCCCATAAGAGCGTCGGCAAGGAACGTCAATCTAGATGAATCATTATATCAGTAATGATGGAGCATAAAGTAAGGGAAGTGTGGCGCTGAGGCAGAATGTATACATAGAAAATAAATACCATTTGGGTTTTTATTCCTTATTTCTTTTGTTTACTGTGGGACTGCTGTTTAGTAATGGACAACAATATTTTTGTTGAACCACTGTCAATGTCAACTACTCCACTATTGACAAAGTACCGAATGTATATACACAGCTGACAGAATCTCACCTGGGAGAGCGCATTtgcggtgcattcggaaagtattcaaactgcttccattttcccacattttgttatgttacagccttattgtaaaattgattcaattaatTATttctcaatctatacacaatgccccataatgacaaagtgaaaataggtttttagaaatgttttcaaatgtattgaaaataaaaatcataccttatttacataagtattcagaccctttgctcaggtgcatcctgcttccattgattgtccacctgtggtcaattaaattgattgtacatgatttggaaaggcacacaacagcacagttgaccgtgcatgtcagagcaaaaaccaagccatgaggttgaaggaattgtccgtagagctccgagacaggattgtatcgagaaacagatctggggaagggtacccaaaaaATAAATTCTGCCTCATTGAAAgtacaagaacacagtggcctccattcttaaatggaagaagtttagaaccaccacaacaatcttcctagagctggccgcctggccaaacagcaatcgggggagaagggccctaGTCAGCAAGGTGACAAAGAACCTGATGGTGAACCTTCCAGAGTTCTCCcaggaggacaaccatctttgcagcactccaccaatcaggccttcatggtagagacggaagccactcctcagtaaaaggcacctgacagcccgcttggaattttccaaagggcacctaaaggacacggatgatgagaaacaagattctctggtctgatgagaccaagattgaactctttggcttgaatgccaagcgccacgtctggaggaaacctggcaccatccctacggtgaagaatagtggtggcagcaacatgccGTGCGGatgttttcagaggcagggactgggagactagtcaggattgagggaaagatggagtaaaatacagagagatcattgaaaacctgctccaaaacATTCAGGAtgtcagactggggcaaaggttcaccttccaacaggacaatgaccctaaagcacacatccaagacaggaatggcttcggaacaagtctgaATGTCCAAGTGgctt is from Oncorhynchus gorbuscha isolate QuinsamMale2020 ecotype Even-year linkage group LG14, OgorEven_v1.0, whole genome shotgun sequence and encodes:
- the LOC123994913 gene encoding CMP-sialic acid transporter-like is translated as MANEPVSVMFKVYCLSVMTLVAATYTVVLRYTRTVSSTVMYFSTTAVCITEVIKLFLSLGMLTKETGSFGRLKASIVEHVFWSPKELLKLSVPSVVYAVQNNMAFIALSNLDAAVYQVTYQLKIPCTALCMVLMLNRSLSRLQWFSVFMLCLGVTLVQWKPAEATKVQVEQNPFVGFMAIAVAVLCSGFAGVYFEKVLKSSDTSLWVRNIQMYLSGIVVTLAGVYMTEGAQVMEKGFFYGYTPWVCFVVFLASVGGLYTSVVVKYTDNIMKGFSAAAAIVLSTVASVTLFGLQITATFACGAMLVCVSIYLYGLPKQDTTKLPRADTDKEARQKLITV